From a single Nicotiana tabacum cultivar K326 chromosome 8, ASM71507v2, whole genome shotgun sequence genomic region:
- the LOC107827008 gene encoding protein JASON-like — MVWSWIVIGDCDQSNNSNPNAVITVVRAMVAAVMGCLFGCFKIKDVTGPNVPCNAPQSNRISQSTPTKEPLVSRNRSPLSSLLTEDKDETNTLGCEEMENQSSDTPITQLDTNDLRNQAKFLKACGTLPETPAEIRNCSVKCQNLSAPVEEVEPLKFNSWPSDATFQKLISNLQPDQLTPIRTNGVNKQSGSLVHTPSSCLTDGQSGQSFSKNSIDGSGDSNTPIFTKVNANLALNDNTASAALPVTAPASQYRYRSVHFESESDLSSVSSKCISSETSQSSALSESPGNYHASKYSPYPTPLKLTDEMQTPGTFFPAYLDHMGIAKTGRIRSQFVYPVLNPVDNASQLKELLNEDSYSTQDSNSRLLSSHTTDFDQRPDEANLISDLGIFGFTETSVDKDSKPLTINQVQSKQHLGSVYGGENVHYSKTPGDRPIIGLVAAHWNDDETSRISPKWWDGNGIPNSTNKYKEDQKVSWHATPFEERLEKALSQETNIPQRTQLSETLPIALGETEEPDTAISQKH; from the exons ATGGTGTGGTCGTGGATAGTGATCGGAGATTGTGATCAATCGAACAATTCTAACCCTAACGCCGTGATTACGGTGGTTCGTGCGATGGTTGCGGCGGTCATGGGCTGTCTCTTCGGCTGTTTCAAGATCAAGGATGTTACGGGTCCTAATGTTCCTTGTAATGCTCCACAATCGAATCGAATCTCGCAATCTACTCCTACTAAG GAACCTTTGGTGTCTCGCAATAGAAGTCCACTATCTTCACTTTTAACTGAAG ATAAAGATGAGACCAACACTTTGGGCTGCGAAGAAATGGAGAATCAGAGTTCGGATACACCTATCACACAATTGGACACAAATGATCTTAGGAATCAG GCCAAGTTTCTCAAAGCTTGTGGAACCTTACCTGAGACCCCTGCAGAAATTCGAAACTGCTCGGTGAAATGCCAAAACCTGTCTGCTCCAGTGGAAGAAGTTGAACCTTTAAAATTCAATTCCTGGCCCTCTGATGCAACATTTCAGAAGCTCATCTCTAATTTGCAACCTGATCAGCTCACACCTATCAGAACCAATGGAGTAAACAAGCAATCTGGTTCGTTGGTGCATACGCCTAGCAG TTGTTTGACTGATGGACAAAGTGGTCAAAGTTTCTCTAAGAACTCCATTGATGGCAGTGGCGATTCTAACACTCCGATATTCACCAAGGTTAATGCTAATCTGGCTCTTAATGATAACACGGCTTCAGCAGCTTTACCAGTCACTGCTCCAGCTTCCCAGTACAGATACAGATCTGTCCATTTCGAAAGCGAGTCAGATCTGTCTTCTGTGTCATCAAAATGTATTTCATCTGAAACCAGTCAAAGTTCCGCACTGTCTGAATCACCAGGCAACTATCATGCATCAAAGTATTCACCCTATCCAACCCCATTAAAGCTAACTGATGAGATGCAAACGCCTGGAACCTTTTTTCCAGCATATTTGGACCACATGGGAATTGCTAAAACTGGACGGATCAGGTCTCAGTTTGTGTATCCTGTTTTAAACCCTGTGGATAATGCGTCACAGTTGAAGGAATTGTTAAATGAAGATTCTTACTCCACTCAAGATTCCAATTCTAGATTATTGTCCAGCCACACGACAGATTTTGATCAAAGGCCTGATGAAGCAAACCTTATATCAGACCTAGGAATATTCGGATTCACAGAAACTTCAGTTGATAAAGATTCAAAACCACTTACAATCAATCAGGTGCAGAGTAAGCAGCATCTTGGTTCTGTTTATGGTGGTGAAAATGTTCATTATAGTAAAACTCCTGGAGATAGACCTATTATTGGGTTGGTTGCTGCTCATTGGAATGATGATGAAACTTCTCGTATATCACCTAAATGGTGGGATGGAAATGGGATTCCAAATTCTACTAACAAGTACAAAGAG GATCAAAAAGTTAGTTGGCATGCAACACCGTTTGAGGAGAGACTGGAGAAGGCATTGTCACAAGAAACTAATATTCCACAAAG GACGCAACTCAGTGAGACGCTACCAATTGCTTTAGGTGAAACTGAGGAACCAGATACTGCTATATCCCAAAAGCACTGA